The sequence attcatttatttttatcattgattgattgattcggtgttttttacaatttgatTGGTTGGCGCTGAATTAGAGGgaagtggattttatttttatttttttaatatatagagTAGGAGAAAATGTATAACAGAATGTTGTGaattttgcttttggttttaaTCTTAGGAACGCTGCGGAAGCTAAATCcgaagggaaaaataaaaatccactgttttggttttgtaaagaataaaaattagaatCGGATATGATTAGCTGTAACTGCAGGAGATTCGACATTGTGTGATGTGTAGTGTCTTTGAAGtttaaaccttttgtttttcttttctctttctttgggtTAGAAAGGAGGTAAAGATTGAATGCAATTGGTTGGAATCTGAgtctttgttttgaattatcAGCTTCAGCAATTTCGCCAGAAGAAGGACAGTAAAGGCAGTAGTAGTAGCCATGGAAGATCCTCGAAAAAGTCTAGCACGTCGGAGAAGCATGAATCTGACGCTGATGAAGCGTCGAGTACTGGAAAAGCAGCAGGATTGAAACAGGTTCATGAATGGGAAGTTAAATCTCAGAGTGATCCTGATTCGGGAAGGGTAGATTCTTTGTTGTCTCCATCTTCTGGGGGTCCTGATCTCGATCTTGATCTTGATGTTGTGGCTGTTGATCTGCCTTCAATTCCTCTGACACCTGAAACAAGAGTAGCCGAAACAGCTTTGGATCATGATGCTGGCAGTGCTGCGGAGGAAGGCAGGGCTGATGAGAATCATATTGATTCCTCAAAACCTGATGAAGGGGAAAGTAGCCAGTCTATTGATGATAAGGCTGCAAGAGTTGTTCCTTTAGGAAGCTCAGATATTCCAGATTCTGAAGCAAAAACCAAACATGATGATGCATTTGTGAGCGTAGACATGTCAGCCCCTCATAAATTAATTGATACCATGGATGGCACAACTGTTACAGGTGAAGCAGAGAGCCAAGATGGGGAAGACGGCATGTGGCCATTGCCACCACAAGAAGATACCCCTGATACATCCTCAATACAAGCAAGGGGAAATCAGGTAACGGATGTAGGTTGGGCTCTTAATCTCTTAATACTAATTGTCAATCTAtatttcccttttccttttattaggGAAGTCTGTTTGGCAGATTAGGACAATGTAATGTGTGGATTTGATGTATAATTAAATTCTCATTTGTTGCTGGGTGGGGGCAATGCAGGATGCTGATGGTTTGGACTCAAAGCATTTTGGTGGAAGCAGTGATTTAGAGCTTGAAGGAGACAGGAGGCTTTCTTTCTCTGGGCATGGTGAAATTGCCAAATGTGCTGGAGAGACAGCTTCAGAACAGATCCACGTGGAGGAAGCAGCAGCTTCTCAATCAAAGCAAAGTGATGGGGTAGATGATGCTTCTGTTTCTGCAAGTGCAACTGACATGTCAGATGGGCTAGTGGCATCTACTTTGGCTATTTCAGAGGCTGATGGAAGTGCAGGTGTTATCCATGAAGCCACGAATCAACATGGGAAAGTTGTTGATATAGGTCCATCTACTGTAGAAAATGTGGAAATTCTGTCCGGGTATGGATATTGTGGAAATGATGGGGAAAGTGTTCAATCTGATAGGTTGGTTACAGAAGCATCTAGTCCACAATATTTTCCCGAGGATTCTTTTGTGTTTGTTGCTGAAAGTGACAAAAAGCCTCTTTTAAATAAACTAGCTAGTACATCTGATGGATATGCTATGTCTCCTCTTGGTGATTTGGGCCAAATCACTTTCTTGCAGCTGATAGAGGTGATAAAGGGACTTAATGAAGACGAGTTTAGGTTACTGCTTGAGTCTCGGGGATCAGTTTCTAATGTTGAGTTGGGGACTCCCAGTTCGTTCTCATCACAAAATGGCTTTCCAGGTTTGTTGGAGAGACTTAGAGAAGAATTGTTCCTCACAAAGTGCATGAAAGATATCCTTCAATTGCAACTTTCTGAACAGTCTAATCTACAAATAGAGAATGATCACCATTTGCATCAATTGGATGATGAAATATCTGTGCTTCATGCATCACTCAAAGAAGCTCGTGAGAGGGGTAACTCCCTTGCTGAAGAGCTTGCAGAATGCAGATCTGAACTTCAGGCTAGTTGTAGTGGGAGGGAGGAGCTTGAGCAGCAATTTCACGAAGCAAAGGTGCAAGTCGAGGAAGTTTCTGCTAGAGCATACAAGTTGCAGAATAGTCTGGAGATGTCTCAATCAGAATTATTGAGACTATCCAAGGAATTGACCAACAGCCAGGATTTTGTTGCAGCCTTGCAGGTGGAAGTTGAAAACTTAAATGGCAGTCTTGTTTCCTTGACCGAGGAGAGAAAGATAGTTGAGGAGGGAAAAAATTCTTGTCTCCATGAGAATGAGAAGCTGTTGAATGAATTAGCTGACTGCAAGAGTTTGATAGCAGCTTTGCAGACGGAAAGTTCCAACTTGAGGGGAACTGTTGCTTCAATGACAGATGAGAAAATCAAGCTCAATGGGGAAAAGGAGTACCTTGCTGATTGTCATGATAAGATTTGCCTGGAGTTATCTGATTGTAAGGGTTTGGTGGAAGCTCTACAGGTGGAAAATCTGAAATTAAGTGGGAGCCTTGCTATGGCtacagaagagagaaagaaacttGAAGAGGACGTGAGTTATTCAGCCCAGGAGAGAGATAGACTTTCATCCGAGCTTCTTGTCCTTCATGATGAGTTATCTAAAGATCATGCAGAATGCTTGCAGTTTGAATCTGAGCTAAAAGAGATGACAACGCGTCTTGAACAACTGACGgaggaaaatatatttcttagcAGCAATCTGGATATACATAAAGTTAAGCTACAAGAAATTGAAGACTTGCAAGCCCAAAAGTCATCCCTGGTTGGCAAAGCTGCGAATCCAGTTGGAAGTTTGGAAACACAGAGCAAGGTTTGGGAGAATGCATCTGATGTTGAGCATGATGGTGAAGCTACCTTTTCAATGTCTGAGAAATCCATGTCTGGTAACTTTGAAGTAGGTCCGCCACTAGCACTGTTGGGGCAGGAAGTCTTTGATGATTCCTTGGGTTTTGTAGCCTTGAAGGGACACCTTGAGGAGGCAGGAAAAGTTTTGCAAGGTCTTGAAAAGGAAATTGAAGTGGTGCACTCTCATTCGGTATCACTAACTAGAGCTGGTGGTAAAAGTGCATCTCCTGCAGTGTCAAAACTAATTCAAGCTTTTGAGTCAAAGGGACAACACGATGAGAATGAGGCAGAGGATGGTTCCATGAAAGAGGATCAATCACCAGCAACAGATCCTTTTGCTTCAATGAAAGAACACACAGGAAATTTGAAGGCAATCCTTAAGCGATTAACTCTAGATGCTAAGAATGCCAGTTTAATGTTCAAGACGGAGAGAGATGATATAAGCATTGCTAATTGCACTATCAGGGAGCTCAAGTTTCAGGCTGAAGCCCTGAAGGAACACAATGATAATTTGGAAGCAACCAACATCGAACTTGGTGTTCTTTATGAAGCTGCAAAGCAACAATTGTctgattttaatgaaaaaaacaacaagcttGAAGCTCTTTGTGATTCCCTGAGACAACAAGAATTCAGTCTTAAAGCAGAAAATTCTGAGTTTGGCAGAAAACTGAGTGACTGCGAATTGAAAATTGAAGATTTGCAGAGTCAGTTGCATGGTTTACAGAAAAGTTCAGATGAGAAGGCTTCCGTACTTCATGATGAACTAGCAAAATCCCAAATGGAAGCAGCTGAGAGGGCATTGACAGTTGAGCAGGAATGGAATTCAACCGTTGCCCAGATTATTGAAGCAGTTGATAGGCTAGATGTCTCTACTGGATTTTTGCTCACCTCCACCACCTCAATGCCCAGTCATGGTTCCTTGGATGTAAGTAGTCATGTTACTGCCTCTGTTAATGCTGCTACAAATATGATACAGGATCTGAAGGAGAAACTTGAAGCTTCTTCCAGAGACCATGAAACTGCCTCTAACTTATTCAATGGAGTGAGTGAGAAGTGCAATGAGTTGCTTGGAAAAAGTGAGTTGGCTAATGTCACTTTGCATAAGCTGTACTCTGAGCTAAGAAAAATTGTGATTGATTCATGTGGTTATGTGGAAGAAAGTAATTTACAAGATGAGGAATTTCCTGACACTGTAGATTATATTAGATTCAAAGCGCTTTTGGAGGAATTGGAGAATGCTTTGGCTGAGAGGCTACAACTTCAGTCTGCAAACAAGAAACTTAACTCTGAGTTGATGAGTCAAATAAAAGATATTGAGGAACTGAACAGAAGGTGCCATGATTTTAGTTCCATTCAAAGGCTAATTGAAGATGTTGAGGGTGAAGTGAAACTTGAAAATGGTGGGGCAGACTCAGAGACGACACCTGTTTCCCATCTGGAGTCATTGGTGTCTTTCCTTGTGCACAAATACAAGGAGGCTAAGGAGCAGGTTAACTCATCTAGAGAAGAGTTTGGTTCTAAGGTACTGGAAATGACAGAACTGCAGAAGGAGATACATCAGTTAACTGGGTTGACGCTTCAGCATGAGAATGAAATCCTTGTACTTAAGGAGCATTTGACCCAGGCTGAGGAAGCTCTTGTTGCTATGCGATCTGAGTGGCAGGAGAAAGTAAGTGAACTCCAACAGTCAGAGCAGAGGGTATCATCCATTAGAGAGAAGCTTAGCATAGCTGTTGCCAAGGGGAAGGGGCTGGTTGTGCAGCGTGACAGTCTCAAGCAGTCCCTGGCAGAGACATCTGGTGAATTGGACAGATGCTCACAGGAGTTACAGCTGAAAGATTCCAGGCTGCATGAAATTGAAGCAAAACTGAAGACCTATTCAGAGGCTGGTGGGCGTGTGGAAGCTCTGGAATCTGAACTTTCATACATCCGCAACTCAGCTACTGCACTGAGAGAATCTTTTCTTCTAAAAGACTCGGTACTCCAGAGGATAGAGGAGATTTTAGAAGATCTGGATCTGCCAGAGCATTTCCATTCAAGAGATATAATCGAAAAGGTCGATTGGTTAGCAAGATCAGCAACTGCAAACACTTTACTGCCTACAGATTGGGACCAAAAAAGCTCAGTTGGGGGTTCACATTCTGATACTGGTTTTGTTGTCACAGATACCTGGAAAGAGGATGTACAGTCTGGCTCAAATTCAGGGGATGATTTGAGAAGAAAATATGAGGAGCTTCAAAGTAAGTTTTATGGCTTGGCTGAACAAAATGAAATGCTGGAACAATCCTTGATGGAAAGGAACAACTTGGTTCAGAGATGGGAAGAACGTTTAGCTAGGATCAATTTGCCTTCCCACTTGCGGTTGGCCGAGCCAGAGGATCGGATTGAgtggttagaaaatgcactttCAGAGGCTAGCCATGATAGAAATTCTCTGCTGCAGAAGGTTGATGAACTTGAAAATTATTGCAGATCAGTTACTGCAGATTTGGAAGAGTCACAAGACAGAGTATCTCACCTAATTGCTGAGTTGCAGGAGTCATCAAAGAGAGTATCTGACCTTGAGAGAGACCTTCAAGCAGTTATCCTTGAGAGAGAGAACCTTTTTGAAAGATTGGAGATTCTGACTTCTGATGTTGAGAAACTTTCAGCAAGGACAGTCCAATTTGAACTCGACAATGAAAAACTGCAGAATGAAGCATCTGCTTTGCAGGAGAAATTGGTTGACAAGCTTGGGATTGAGGAGTGTATTCAGAGCATTAATGATGAGATAAGAAGGATGCAGGATTTGGTTTGTGATGCGTTGCAGGATCCTGGTGCAAAAGATTTTATATCTGATGGCAGCAGTACAGAGTGTCTGGAAAGATTACTGAGGAAGCTTTTAGAGAACTACACAACACTTTCTTCTGCAAAATCTGTGCCTGTCGAGGCAGTTGTAGATCACCATGCTAAAGGAACTGATGCCAATTTTATTGAAGGCCAAACTAGAGATATATTGGACTCTGAGAAATCTGATGCAGCTCTTCTGAAGAGAGATGCATGGGGTAATGAGGAAGAAAATGGGGATTCTCTGAAAAAAGAACTGGAAGAGACTTTGAGTGAACTGGCATGTGTGAAGGAGGAaagagacagagacagagagaagCAGCAGTCTTTGATTTGTGAAGTTGAAGCAAAGGAGAAAAAGATATTGGAGTTACAAGAGCTACTGCATCAGGAGGAACAGAAGTCTACTTCTGTGAGAGAGAAGCTGAACGTTGCTGTTAGAAAAGGGAAGTTATTGGTACAACAGCGTGATAGTCTGAAACAAACCATTGAAGAGATGAATGCGGAGTTGGTGCTCTTGAAATCTCAGATTAAGGACAGGGAAAATGCTCTTGCAGACAATGAACAGAAGATGAGAGACTTGGCCACTTACCCTGAAAGGGTGGAAGCCCTTGAAGCTGACAGTTCACTCTTGAGAAATCATTTGGCTGAAACTGAGCACCTTCTGCAGGAGAAAGGGCATACTTTAACCATGATGTTGAATGTTCTCGGGGACGTCGATGTTGGTGCTGAAATTTACAGCAATGATCCAATTGAAAAGTTGGGATACATGGGGAAACTATGCTGTGATTTGCATGCTGCTGTGGCTTCAGCCGAACAAGAATCTAAAAAATCTGGAAGAGCGGCAGAACTGCTGCTTGCTGAATTAAATGAAGTCCAAGACAGGAATGATAGTCTACAAGAGGAGCTGGCTAAAGCCAGTATTGAAATTTCAGAGATCTCCAAGGAAAGGGATACAGCGGAGGCTGCAAAACTGGAAGCTCTTTCACGTCTGGAAAGGTCGTTCACAGTTCATGCACaggagaaaaggaaacaatATTCAGAGCTTGCAGTGTTAAAATCTATGGCAGACAAACTCAGGAAAAGCTTCTCTGATATCAATGATCTACTGGGTGGTGTTTTCACCATGGAACTGGAATTTCTGCAAAATGTAGAGGCTGGTATGGCATCATGTGTTAAAAGAACAGAAACTAATCTTGCAGTTCTTGTTCCTCCTTTTAGCAGGGCTGATGGCATTACTTTCAACATTTCAGAAAACATGGTATTATCTATATTACTTGATTCTCTCAAGAAATCTTGTTTTTCAAGCTtgttagttttgaaaattttagttaGATTGGACCTACTATTTATGGTTTTGTGTTTCTAACCCAAGCTCTCTTTTCAGGACAACTTATCTGTGGAGTTTTCATCGCAATCCAGCATGCCAGATGATtttgatgataattttattattgaagttTGTAATACTGTGCAAGaattaatgaaagaaattgGTGCAGTTAAAGTAATATTAGGCGAACAttctggtgcattacataaccaAGCCAGAAATCTATCAAAATTGATTGGGATCCTTCACGGAGAAATGATTTCCCAAAAAGAGTCAATTGAGGCCCTGGAAAGAGAAAATAAGCATGTAAAATcagcagaaaaggaaaaggaaagggaaattGTTGTATTGCTCAGAAACATTAGTTTGCTTTATGACGCATGCACCAGTTCTATCATggaaatagaaaatagaaaagctGAAGTATCAGGAAATGCTTTGGCTACTGGTGACATGGCAGTGAACTGGAAACCTGCAAGATTCGCTGATGGTGGTGGGCATAATTTTCCATCTGAGGAGCATTTCAAGACCATGGCAGAAAGATTGTCCGTGGCAGTAAAGgattttttaagtataaaagGTGACATCACAGAgggtgaaaagaaagaaatgaaagtaATGATATCAAATTTGCAGAAAGAGCTTCAGGAGAAGGACATTCAAAGAGAGAGGATTTGCATGGAGCTAGTTAGTCAAATTAAGGAAGCAGAATCAGCTGTAACAAGCTACTCGCTAGATCTGCAATCTTCAAGAACTCGCATCTATGATTTGGAGAAACAGGTAGATGTGATGGAAGAGGAGCGGGAATTATTGAAGCAGAGAGTAAAGGAACTTCAAGATGGGCAAGCCATATCAGCAGATTTACAGGAGAGGGTCAGATCGCTGACCGATGTGCTTGCTGCAAAAGAGCAAGGTCAGTTTAGATGACTTTGAAATGAGTagttttaattgctatattttctaatttttcatttagaTAATCCATAATAATGGATGCTACTTGTTGATTACAGAAATTGAAACCCTGATGCAAGCTCTTGATGAGGAAGAGGTCCAGATGGAAGATttaactagcaaaacaaaagaactGGAAAAGATTTTGCAGCAAAAGAATTTGGACATTGAGAACCTTGAAGCTTCTCGTGGAAAGGCTCTGAAAAAGCTTTCCATCACTGTGAACAAGTTTGATGAGCTCCACCATTTTTCTGAAAGTCTCCTTGCTGAGGTTGAAAAACTTCAATCACAATTGCAAGAGCGTGATGCTGAAATATCTTTCTTAAGGCAAGAGGTCACTAGGTGCACCAATGAAGTTCTGGTTGCATCCCAGATGAGCAGCAAGAGAAATTCAGATGACATCCATGAATTGTTGATGTGGTTAGACACATTGGTTTCTCAAGCCGGGATGCAAGACGTTAATCTTTATGATAGCAGTACGGCACCTGAGCACAAGGAATTGCTCCAGAAGAAGATTACAAGCATTGTGTCTAAATTGGAGGATCTACAGGTGGTGGCTCAAAGCAGGGACACATTAGTGCAAACAGAAAGGAATAAAGTAGACGAGTTAACACGTCGAATAGAAAATCTTGAGAGCTCTTTACGTGAGAAAGAATCCCAATTAAATATGCTTGAAGGGGTTGAAGGTTTGGGACAGACAACCAACTCAGTCTCAGAAATTGTGGAAGTTGAACCGGTGGTGAGTCTTTTAATCTATCCTTCCACATATGAAAATTAGTTTTCTAGTGATGCACCATTAAACAGTGATATCATTTtcccccccttttctttttctctactGTGCAATCAAATTGTCAAGTAGTTAAACAAGTTACACAATCTTAGAAGTTCTCTCTGTGTTGATTAGTAGGGTTAGGGTAAGCTTGTTgaaatttttgagttttgacacatccaattatttttatatgcttgTTGCAATTCTAGATGAGAAAACTTCTAATGCTAGATTTTGAGTGCTTGAGAACAATCTCAGTTTTGGTGTAATTTCCATGCAGATCAACAAATGGGTAGCCCCTGTGCCCTCCAGTTCATCGCAAGTTCGCAATTTGCGCAAAGTCAACAATGATCAAGTTGCTATTGCTATAGATGAGGATCCTGTTGGCAAGAATAGTTTagaggatgaagatgatgataaaggTAGTCCAACAAGATGTTTTGTTGCTCTTTGATGGTGTTTGTTCTAACGCGGTTTGATTCTTATTTCGTTTTCCTCTTCCTCCTCAGTTCATGGTTTCAAGTCGCTTACTACATCGAGAATTGTACCGAAGTTTACAAGACCTGTGTCTGACATGATAGATGGTCTATGGTAGGATTATCTGTTTTCTTCCCTGTTTTAATGCAATACTTACATCGCTTTCATAATGGTCtgaaaaatcttatatatgCAATGTTTCAGGGTTTCTTGTGACCGGGCATTAATGCGTCGGCCTGCCCTACGTCTTTGTATAATTATCTACTGGGCTATCTTGCATACACTTCTTGCAACTTTTGCGGTTTAGCGAGCAACACAGGTGGTGTCTATAATTGCCAAACTATTTAGTGTAAGGATTTGGTTCAGCTGGTCATTAAAGTGACTCTCTCCTAGTAACTGTGTGTTCTTTGTATCTGAACTTAATGAATCAATCTATCTATACACTTGATTATACTGTTTGGAAATTGCATGCATGGTTTTACCATTATGGGTTCAAACTCTGGACTTGCATACattctcttgctctctttcacttttttttttccctgtttgtGAATGGTGGTCAACTGGTTCATATTATTACCTATGCTGGTGAAGCAATTGTGTGTAGACAAGCATGGTTTCAGCTTGGAATAGCTTTGCCCCTATCTTCTTAAAGAAACCAAATCTATCAGAATTAGTTTCTTCATTGATCAGACAAAGTTGACAATTCTTTTTTGAAACTTGGAGTGTGCCGCTGATGCCATTATTTCCCTGATGTGCAGGTTCTCTATTTGGTTTAAAGGCTACATGGATGGAGGCTCCTTTCAGGATTGTATCTCTGCTGGGTCTTTCAGCCTGTGTGTAGAGTAGATTGAAACCCGCGATATTTGGTCAGATTGATTCATTATTTAGCTCAATCAGGCAGCTGTGATTGCcgttttatttttacaaatcgCAGATTGCACTGTTGCATCCAATAAGGAGAAATTGCCATTACACAGGATATAGTTTTAGATCTTGCCTTACCTGAACCCATCAATCAAAAGGTGAATCGCGCTGCCATCATCCGTCAGTGTTTCTGGGTTCCTCTTTTTGGAAATTATACAAAAGCACCAATGCTTTGTATGGGATTGTAGTTTGTACATATTGGGTCTCTGGACTccattttttttagcaaatgaAGCATACATCATATTATTTCTTGAGCCAGTTTCTCCacaagcaatatatatatatatatttctgcaTCAATTCTGTGATTTTTATCGTTTTTCTGAGCCCAAATTCACCTGAGAATCACTAATTTGATTGGCAAGGATGGTTGACAAATATCCCAGAGCAAGCCTCTGTGGAGTGTGTGTGGcggggagggggagagagagagagagagagagagagagagagagagagagctaaacTACTAAAGATAAACTACTAAAGATAAGATACAAATGGCCACTAAAAGGTCTGGTCTTGCTACATGGACAAGCAAATGGGCTGCTCATCTACTGGTGATTTAGATAAGAGTGACTTGATCTTCATAGTCCTTCACGTTTCCTTTAGGATTCTCTTGAAACCTCTGTATCCTGAAGTGTTTCAGGTCCACACCCTTCGCCTCCCCGCTAAGCGCAAGGTCAGCCAAAATCCTTCCCACGACTGGAGCCATCTTGAACCCATGACCTGAAAACCCACCACCCACCACCACATCCTTCCCAAACTCCCCACCAAGAAAATCAATCACAAAATCCCCATCTGGAGTCATTGAGTACATGCACAATTGAGTAGCAACAGGCCCCCCATGGTCAACCAAGCCTGAGAACCTCCCCTCGATCCATTCCTTCATGGAATCCGATGGAATCCCAGGACCCCACGGCCTCTTGTCAGGGTCACAAGTGTACCCTCCATGCACAGCGATCTTGATCAGTCCCGGAAACTCCAACGACGGCGTGCCGTAAATGTAAGGCTCACCA is a genomic window of Populus alba chromosome 18, ASM523922v2, whole genome shotgun sequence containing:
- the LOC118059429 gene encoding uncharacterized protein isoform X2; this translates as MDKNKSRTDLLAAGRKKLQQFRQKKDSKGSSSSHGRSSKKSSTSEKHESDADEASSTGKAAGLKQVHEWEVKSQSDPDSGRVDSLLSPSSGGPDLDLDLDVVAVDLPSIPLTPETRVAETALDHDAGSAAEEGRADENHIDSSKPDEGESSQSIDDKAARVVPLGSSDIPDSEAKTKHDDAFVSVDMSAPHKLIDTMDGTTVTGEAESQDGEDGMWPLPPQEDTPDTSSIQARGNQDADGLDSKHFGGSSDLELEGDRRLSFSGHGEIAKCAGETASEQIHVEEAAASQSKQSDGVDDASVSASATDMSDGLVASTLAISEADGSAGVIHEATNQHGKVVDIGPSTVENVEILSGYGYCGNDGESVQSDRLVTEASSPQYFPEDSFVFVAESDKKPLLNKLASTSDGYAMSPLGDLGQITFLQLIEVIKGLNEDEFRLLLESRGSVSNVELGTPSSFSSQNGFPGLLERLREELFLTKCMKDILQLQLSEQSNLQIENDHHLHQLDDEISVLHASLKEARERGNSLAEELAECRSELQASCSGREELEQQFHEAKVQVEEVSARAYKLQNSLEMSQSELLRLSKELTNSQDFVAALQVEVENLNGSLVSLTEERKIVEEGKNSCLHENEKLLNELADCKSLIAALQTESSNLRGTVASMTDEKIKLNGEKEYLADCHDKICLELSDCKGLVEALQVENLKLSGSLAMATEERKKLEEDVSYSAQERDRLSSELLVLHDELSKDHAECLQFESELKEMTTRLEQLTEENIFLSSNLDIHKVKLQEIEDLQAQKSSLVGKAANPVGSLETQSKVWENASDVEHDGEATFSMSEKSMSGNFEVGPPLALLGQEVFDDSLGFVALKGHLEEAGKVLQGLEKEIEVVHSHSVSLTRAGGKSASPAVSKLIQAFESKGQHDENEAEDGSMKEDQSPATDPFASMKEHTGNLKAILKRLTLDAKNASLMFKTERDDISIANCTIRELKFQAEALKEHNDNLEATNIELGVLYEAAKQQLSDFNEKNNKLEALCDSLRQQEFSLKAENSEFGRKLSDCELKIEDLQSQLHGLQKSSDEKASVLHDELAKSQMEAAERALTVEQEWNSTVAQIIEAVDRLDVSTGFLLTSTTSMPSHGSLDVSSHVTASVNAATNMIQDLKEKLEASSRDHETASNLFNGVSEKCNELLGKSELANVTLHKLYSELRKIVIDSCGYVEESNLQDEEFPDTVDYIRFKALLEELENALAERLQLQSANKKLNSELMSQIKDIEELNRRCHDFSSIQRLIEDVEGEVKLENGGADSETTPVSHLESLVSFLVHKYKEAKEQVNSSREEFGSKVLEMTELQKEIHQLTGLTLQHENEILVLKEHLTQAEEALVAMRSEWQEKVSELQQSEQRVSSIREKLSIAVAKGKGLVVQRDSLKQSLAETSGELDRCSQELQLKDSRLHEIEAKLKTYSEAGGRVEALESELSYIRNSATALRESFLLKDSVLQRIEEILEDLDLPEHFHSRDIIEKVDWLARSATANTLLPTDWDQKSSVGGSHSDTGFVVTDTWKEDVQSGSNSGDDLRRKYEELQSKFYGLAEQNEMLEQSLMERNNLVQRWEERLARINLPSHLRLAEPEDRIEWLENALSEASHDRNSLLQKVDELENYCRSVTADLEESQDRVSHLIAELQESSKRVSDLERDLQAVILERENLFERLEILTSDVEKLSARTVQFELDNEKLQNEASALQEKLVDKLGIEECIQSINDEIRRMQDLVCDALQDPGAKDFISDGSSTECLERLLRKLLENYTTLSSAKSVPVEAVVDHHAKGTDANFIEGQTRDILDSEKSDAALLKRDAWGNEEENGDSLKKELEETLSELACVKEERDRDREKQQSLICEVEAKEKKILELQELLHQEEQKSTSVREKLNVAVRKGKLLVQQRDSLKQTIEEMNAELVLLKSQIKDRENALADNEQKMRDLATYPERVEALEADSSLLRNHLAETEHLLQEKGHTLTMMLNVLGDVDVGAEIYSNDPIEKLGYMGKLCCDLHAAVASAEQESKKSGRAAELLLAELNEVQDRNDSLQEELAKASIEISEISKERDTAEAAKLEALSRLERSFTVHAQEKRKQYSELAVLKSMADKLRKSFSDINDLLGGVFTMELEFLQNVEAGMASCVKRTETNLAVLVPPFSRADGITFNISENMDNLSVEFSSQSSMPDDFDDNFIIEVCNTVQELMKEIGAVKVILGEHSGALHNQARNLSKLIGILHGEMISQKESIEALERENKHVKSAEKEKEREIVVLLRNISLLYDACTSSIMEIENRKAEVSGNALATGDMAVNWKPARFADGGGHNFPSEEHFKTMAERLSVAVKDFLSIKGDITEGEKKEMKVMISNLQKELQEKDIQRERICMELVSQIKEAESAVTSYSLDLQSSRTRIYDLEKQVDVMEEERELLKQRVKELQDGQAISADLQERVRSLTDVLAAKEQEIETLMQALDEEEVQMEDLTSKTKELEKILQQKNLDIENLEASRGKALKKLSITVNKFDELHHFSESLLAEVEKLQSQLQERDAEISFLRQEVTRCTNEVLVASQMSSKRNSDDIHELLMWLDTLVSQAGMQDVNLYDSSTAPEHKELLQKKITSIVSKLEDLQVVAQSRDTLVQTERNKVDELTRRIENLESSLREKESQLNMLEGVEGLGQTTNSVSEIVEVEPVINKWVAPVPSSSSQVRNLRKVNNDQVAIAIDEDPVGKNSLEDEDDDKVHGFKSLTTSRIVPKFTRPVSDMIDGLWVSCDRALMRRPALRLCIIIYWAILHTLLATFAV